In Candidatus Babeliales bacterium, the following proteins share a genomic window:
- the ftsA gene encoding cell division protein FtsA, which yields MKGNIFSELIVAIDIGTTKICVLVAQQQSDGTLEIVGIGNSPSHGLKKGVVVDIAKTVQSIKLAVSEAQLMAGCTIDRACIGISGSHIKSLSSQGVVPIKRGQISRQDIANVLAAAQAIALPEGQQILHVLPHYFVIDGNERINDPFGMYGVRLEANVHIITGGTASAQNLINCCESAGIKVTDIVLEQLASAAAVLSPDERELGVGMLDIGGGTSDLALYAHGAIRYTHVIPVAGNQFTNDLAVGLQTTLLEAERIKKEFGSVQEIDNDAIINVASLQDGQTHDVWLPELSGILRPRATELLMMVKQIIDSKQLNQTITAGFVLTGGGSLLDGLVPLAHEILKVPVRIGRPRLDHTNFITLTTPLYATGYGLLLHALQKSNTSTDGISGPLVSRMVARMKSWVSDFF from the coding sequence ATGAAAGGAAATATTTTTTCTGAACTTATTGTTGCAATAGATATTGGGACAACCAAGATCTGTGTTCTGGTAGCACAACAGCAATCGGATGGCACGCTTGAAATTGTTGGTATTGGAAATTCTCCATCACATGGACTAAAAAAAGGTGTCGTGGTAGACATTGCAAAAACAGTTCAATCAATAAAATTGGCAGTTTCAGAAGCTCAACTTATGGCGGGATGCACGATTGACCGTGCATGCATTGGCATTTCGGGAAGCCACATTAAATCTTTGAGCTCTCAAGGCGTTGTTCCTATTAAGCGTGGACAAATTTCTCGCCAAGATATTGCCAATGTTCTGGCTGCCGCACAAGCAATAGCGCTCCCCGAAGGGCAACAAATTCTTCATGTTCTTCCGCATTATTTTGTTATCGATGGAAACGAACGAATAAATGATCCTTTTGGTATGTACGGCGTTCGGCTTGAAGCAAATGTTCACATTATCACAGGCGGCACAGCCTCTGCGCAAAATCTGATCAATTGCTGCGAATCTGCTGGGATTAAAGTTACCGATATTGTACTAGAGCAATTAGCATCTGCTGCTGCAGTCCTTTCTCCTGACGAGCGAGAACTTGGCGTAGGCATGCTTGATATTGGCGGTGGCACCTCCGATTTAGCACTCTATGCGCATGGCGCAATTCGCTATACGCATGTTATTCCTGTCGCTGGAAATCAATTTACCAACGACCTTGCCGTCGGTTTGCAGACAACGCTCCTTGAAGCCGAACGCATAAAAAAAGAGTTTGGCAGCGTGCAAGAAATTGATAATGACGCAATTATAAACGTCGCTTCGTTGCAAGATGGGCAAACGCATGATGTTTGGCTTCCTGAGCTGAGCGGCATTTTGCGTCCACGCGCAACAGAACTGCTCATGATGGTAAAACAAATTATCGATAGCAAACAACTCAATCAAACAATAACCGCTGGATTTGTTCTGACTGGTGGCGGTTCACTGCTCGATGGCTTAGTTCCACTTGCGCATGAAATTTTGAAAGTTCCCGTTCGCATCGGTAGACCACGATTGGATCATACAAACTTTATCACTCTCACGACGCCGCTCTATGCTACAGGTTACGGACTCTTGCTTCATGCACTCCAAAAAAGCAATACTTCTACTGATGGGATATCGGGCCCCCTCGTATCGCGTATGGTGGCTCGAATGAAATCATGGGTGTCCGACTTTTTTTAG
- a CDS encoding right-handed parallel beta-helix repeat-containing protein gives MLRLKNILLIYIVHIFFLSKATELTISQPGMYLLGDAITSSPAGADNIINITSSDVVLDLGGYVISQANGTANVAGIVVNPNLSDIVIRNGTIRNVTGTGISLVATDSRIRIANVIFENCATSGLAGDGSLGALSDIELSQCRFYGCSTTGTAIISFRSVNRSSITDCVIDGTVNITSLNCIQLLACSSCRLNAITIQNVSSTGALNGVFVTAGSLYNSYSNSMITNCSGVPFNGFNSADAVSIFNNCSVVGNRCVVISGLQPCFFLTGTNCLVTQCRAIGNSSSTGNFAGFATTNQNNIFLDCVSSGLASSVVVNYSTAGAPQTIIGRCVGSNSAGTSLAIGLSADNIATRCTVFDCLFSRNIGVSGIGVNDVVNTTGSLYYRNVAFNNSTAQFSGTGFPQTVPASPATQFLNAITQPWTNLAVAT, from the coding sequence ATGCTTAGATTAAAAAATATATTGCTAATTTATATTGTTCATATTTTTTTCCTGAGCAAAGCAACTGAATTAACAATTTCCCAGCCGGGAATGTATCTGCTTGGTGATGCGATTACAAGTAGTCCTGCCGGAGCAGATAATATAATTAATATAACTTCAAGCGACGTGGTTCTCGATTTGGGGGGGTATGTTATTTCCCAGGCGAATGGGACTGCCAACGTTGCTGGTATTGTCGTCAATCCGAATTTAAGCGATATTGTGATTCGCAATGGCACCATTCGGAATGTTACAGGAACAGGGATTTCTCTCGTCGCGACCGATTCTCGCATTAGAATAGCAAATGTGATTTTTGAAAATTGCGCAACATCAGGGTTAGCTGGAGATGGGTCGCTTGGTGCGCTCAGTGATATCGAGCTGAGTCAATGTAGATTCTATGGTTGTTCAACGACAGGAACGGCAATCATTTCCTTCAGGTCAGTAAATCGTTCATCTATAACAGATTGCGTAATTGATGGAACGGTTAATATAACTTCCCTTAATTGCATACAGCTTTTGGCATGTTCGTCATGTCGATTGAATGCTATCACAATTCAAAACGTATCAAGTACAGGCGCTCTAAATGGAGTTTTTGTAACTGCTGGCTCTCTCTATAATAGTTATTCAAATTCCATGATTACCAATTGTTCTGGTGTGCCATTTAATGGTTTCAATAGTGCCGATGCTGTTAGTATTTTTAACAATTGCTCTGTTGTCGGAAATAGATGCGTGGTTATATCTGGACTTCAACCTTGTTTTTTTCTAACAGGCACTAATTGCTTAGTAACGCAGTGTCGAGCTATCGGCAATTCATCTTCAACAGGTAATTTCGCCGGATTTGCAACTACTAATCAAAACAATATCTTCCTTGATTGTGTTTCTTCCGGTTTGGCCTCCTCCGTGGTAGTTAATTATAGTACTGCGGGTGCTCCTCAAACCATTATCGGACGTTGCGTAGGATCGAATTCCGCAGGCACATCTCTGGCGATTGGCTTATCCGCCGATAACATTGCAACCAGATGCACCGTATTCGATTGCTTATTTTCAAGAAATATCGGAGTATCTGGGATTGGGGTTAACGATGTCGTTAATACCACTGGCAGCTTATACTATAGAAACGTAGCGTTTAATAATAGTACAGCGCAATTTAGTGGCACTGGTTTTCCTCAAACAGTCCCAGCTTCGCCAGCAACTCAGTTTCTTAATGCGATCACTCAACCGTGGACTAATTTGGCGGTGGCGACGTGA
- a CDS encoding right-handed parallel beta-helix repeat-containing protein — MNRLIKFFLVSIIACAYLNAASVSIVYDTPGHFLYGGGYTAVPTDPNDAMFVLAASNLVIDLGGNVFSQDPSSLGVPGFKGFVIAPGVQNVTIQNGIIAGFTGTGIFVSDGCDQIFFNNVTSAFCTDAGIAMVGTTSGITNVKIQNCFVNDVLSSDGAAAHGISCINAERIAIQDCIFEISSLVPSATGAGIYLENVGGFQLERCQSVQQTASQLSAGILCKNCNVGIMNECIVYSSSTISGDGSDVAAGYFLDGCTRTILSGCQSAFSLASTGTCHAFFSQNGQKNSFNGCLGQSNIGFAGACGIHLVNELKTTIQNTVIRETISTTGTANGIKLGDGSANCYIHGNTVLDTEGVYSFGIADSAVNSSSLFTHNVSFNNVVNFAINYAGGVTLPVIEGSLSSSTPGLPTNTGGLLDNVGVNP; from the coding sequence ATGAATCGCTTAATAAAGTTTTTTTTAGTGTCGATAATCGCCTGCGCATATTTGAACGCAGCGTCTGTTTCTATTGTCTACGATACTCCAGGGCATTTTCTCTACGGGGGTGGCTATACCGCAGTCCCAACAGATCCAAACGATGCGATGTTTGTTTTAGCCGCAAGCAACCTCGTTATCGATCTTGGCGGCAATGTTTTTAGCCAGGATCCCTCATCCCTAGGGGTGCCGGGATTTAAAGGGTTTGTTATAGCCCCCGGTGTGCAAAATGTGACGATCCAAAACGGTATAATCGCTGGATTTACGGGAACGGGAATCTTCGTGAGCGATGGATGCGATCAAATTTTCTTTAATAATGTGACGAGCGCTTTTTGCACCGATGCGGGAATCGCTATGGTAGGCACCACCTCTGGCATAACGAACGTCAAAATTCAGAACTGTTTTGTTAACGATGTATTATCGAGCGATGGCGCAGCAGCTCATGGAATTTCTTGCATAAATGCTGAACGAATAGCAATTCAGGATTGCATTTTTGAGATCAGTTCATTGGTACCATCGGCAACTGGGGCAGGAATCTATTTGGAAAATGTGGGAGGGTTCCAGCTTGAGAGATGTCAATCGGTTCAGCAAACCGCATCGCAGCTATCTGCCGGCATTCTTTGCAAGAATTGTAATGTAGGGATTATGAATGAATGTATCGTCTATTCAAGCTCTACTATTAGTGGAGATGGTTCTGATGTTGCAGCTGGATACTTTTTAGACGGATGTACGCGTACGATTCTTTCAGGATGTCAAAGTGCGTTTAGTCTTGCGTCTACAGGAACATGTCATGCGTTTTTCTCTCAAAATGGGCAGAAAAACAGTTTTAATGGCTGCTTAGGACAAAGTAATATTGGCTTTGCGGGTGCTTGCGGGATTCATCTTGTTAATGAATTGAAAACGACGATTCAAAATACAGTGATTCGCGAAACGATTTCAACCACCGGTACTGCAAATGGAATAAAATTAGGCGATGGTTCAGCTAATTGCTATATTCATGGAAATACTGTCTTGGATACTGAAGGTGTCTATTCGTTTGGTATAGCTGATAGCGCAGTAAATAGCAGTTCACTATTCACTCATAATGTTTCGTTTAATAATGTTGTCAATTTTGCGATAAATTATGCTGGAGGTGTAACGCTGCCGGTTATTGAAGGAAGTTTATCATCGAGTACGCCAGGTTTGCCTACAAATACTGGTGGCTTGCTGGATAACGTGGGCGTAAATCCGTAA
- a CDS encoding right-handed parallel beta-helix repeat-containing protein produces the protein MNLKIRKEMWYRDFTIQLVLLFFVVFTPPVRAVELLINQRGFYRLGDTISSFPAAADSIINITVSDVVLDLGGYTISQGNATASVDGILINNGLSDIVIRNGTISNVTRSGIRIGSSCSQITIQNVEFLNCRVSGVDFQGTAGSRVVDGAVTNCQFYNCATTAGGAPINMLSCANFSVNNCTIANASATIAWTGALLNTSSQCSFNSLTIKSNTTTNALTGISVIGGSSNSFTNCLIQNNSGSTALTGVSLTTATTANSLIDSTVAGNTSSAGLCIGFSLNNAPTTYFNNCSANGNTGVGARGFVFDGGSNNVAVIGCTANGNANSDAASSAVGFQILTASNGLLLDCVSAYNTSALISQGIAFGGLTPGATWTLRSPLAERNLGNSAANSFGLFVSALTPGAFFYRTIGFNNNTTAANQISAPAAYSGSITNPAAPPTSNMNGIIGAWENLAIQN, from the coding sequence ATGAATTTAAAAATAAGGAAAGAGATGTGGTATCGTGATTTTACAATTCAATTAGTCTTGCTTTTTTTTGTAGTTTTTACACCGCCAGTGCGCGCGGTAGAATTGCTCATAAATCAGCGGGGATTTTATAGATTAGGTGATACTATTTCGAGCTTTCCCGCAGCTGCCGATAGCATAATAAATATTACCGTCAGCGATGTCGTGCTCGATTTGGGCGGTTACACTATTTCACAAGGAAATGCTACCGCATCCGTTGATGGCATTCTTATAAATAATGGACTAAGCGACATTGTGATAAGAAATGGAACAATCTCTAATGTAACGAGGTCGGGCATCAGGATCGGCAGTTCGTGCTCACAGATTACGATACAAAATGTAGAGTTCCTCAACTGCAGAGTGAGCGGTGTTGATTTTCAGGGAACTGCAGGGAGTCGGGTCGTTGACGGGGCGGTAACAAACTGTCAGTTTTATAATTGTGCAACTACCGCAGGGGGCGCCCCAATTAACATGCTTTCATGCGCAAACTTTTCAGTAAATAATTGTACTATTGCGAATGCAAGTGCGACTATTGCATGGACAGGTGCGCTCCTAAACACCTCTTCGCAATGCTCATTTAATTCTTTAACAATCAAATCGAATACAACAACTAATGCTTTGACAGGAATAAGCGTTATTGGTGGGTCTTCAAACAGTTTCACTAATTGTCTTATTCAAAATAATAGCGGCTCGACTGCGTTGACCGGGGTAAGCCTGACGACTGCCACGACCGCCAATAGTCTTATTGATTCTACGGTTGCTGGAAACACATCTAGCGCTGGACTCTGTATAGGATTTAGCTTAAACAATGCTCCAACGACGTATTTTAATAATTGTAGTGCTAATGGTAATACCGGAGTTGGTGCCCGCGGATTTGTTTTTGATGGCGGCTCAAATAACGTAGCAGTTATCGGTTGCACCGCCAATGGTAATGCTAATTCCGACGCTGCAAGTAGCGCAGTGGGTTTTCAAATTCTGACCGCTTCAAACGGCTTATTATTGGATTGTGTTTCTGCTTATAATACTTCCGCTTTAATAAGCCAAGGAATCGCATTTGGAGGTCTTACTCCTGGTGCTACGTGGACTCTGAGATCACCTCTGGCGGAGCGAAATCTTGGTAACAGTGCTGCCAACTCATTTGGACTTTTTGTCTCAGCTCTAACGCCAGGAGCATTTTTTTATAGAACCATCGGGTTCAATAATAATACAACTGCGGCTAATCAGATAAGTGCTCCGGCTGCTTATAGTGGATCCATAACTAACCCTGCCGCACCACCAACGAGCAACATGAATGGCATAATTGGCGCTTGGGAAAATCTTGCGATTCAAAATTAG
- a CDS encoding right-handed parallel beta-helix repeat-containing protein yields the protein MNINYFVAIVFVCLFAIEQAGADSVAIVYDNPGYYLYGGGMTASPTDPDDSMIIINTSNVVIDMGGNIFRQDPENTVPGFKCVSIAPNLSNVTIRNGIIAGFTGNGIVVNDGCFDIVLDGLSIKGCTDAGINFIGDRSGIMDVAIRNTSVSDTIPGSSRVTAGVHAFNTTRTLITTCYFEGNELVSPDRSAGVHFENSSVFEFSNNRTIGQVGKQFAAGYMFENCTEGIIRDCLAYATNTASGDGSDVVSGFYMDTCKDIWINSSQSVSGKARGQCFGFYSQKGVGTILEKISVQSQQADQGSSGIYLSNEDGSYINNSTIRSVVSTKGNAYGIQLADNCTRCQIEENLVSNNSGERSFGIIDNANPSTSLFIRNQCFNNSINYSVTYPGFELPIINGSLSNRDPGLPSLVCGTLDNVSVSL from the coding sequence ATGAACATAAACTATTTTGTTGCAATTGTTTTCGTGTGCCTTTTTGCTATTGAACAAGCTGGTGCAGATTCCGTAGCTATCGTGTACGATAACCCGGGTTATTATCTTTACGGAGGAGGAATGACCGCTTCCCCAACCGATCCTGATGATAGCATGATTATTATTAATACGAGTAATGTTGTGATCGACATGGGCGGAAATATTTTTAGGCAAGATCCTGAAAACACCGTTCCAGGATTTAAATGCGTTTCAATAGCGCCGAATCTTTCTAATGTTACCATTCGCAATGGGATTATTGCTGGTTTCACCGGAAATGGGATTGTTGTTAACGACGGGTGCTTTGATATTGTTTTGGATGGTCTTAGCATTAAGGGCTGCACCGATGCCGGCATTAACTTCATAGGAGATAGATCCGGCATTATGGATGTAGCAATAAGAAACACGAGTGTTTCAGATACTATCCCAGGTAGTTCAAGAGTGACTGCAGGCGTTCATGCGTTCAACACCACGCGTACACTTATAACAACCTGTTATTTTGAAGGTAACGAGTTGGTATCTCCTGATCGCAGTGCTGGGGTACACTTTGAAAACTCCTCTGTTTTTGAATTTTCCAACAATCGTACCATCGGCCAAGTTGGCAAACAATTTGCTGCCGGTTATATGTTTGAAAACTGCACAGAAGGAATCATTCGGGATTGTTTGGCCTACGCAACAAATACGGCAAGTGGTGATGGTTCAGATGTAGTGTCCGGTTTCTATATGGATACCTGCAAAGATATCTGGATCAATTCGTCCCAAAGTGTTTCTGGTAAAGCGCGCGGCCAATGTTTTGGGTTTTATTCGCAAAAAGGCGTTGGCACTATTCTTGAAAAGATTTCTGTGCAAAGCCAGCAGGCGGATCAAGGTTCTTCAGGAATTTATTTGAGCAATGAAGACGGCTCGTATATTAATAACTCAACAATTCGCAGTGTTGTATCAACAAAAGGGAATGCTTACGGAATTCAATTAGCGGACAATTGTACGCGGTGCCAAATTGAGGAGAATCTAGTAAGCAATAATAGTGGCGAACGCTCTTTTGGGATTATTGATAATGCAAACCCGTCAACGTCTCTTTTTATCAGAAATCAGTGTTTCAACAACAGCATCAATTACTCAGTTACGTACCCAGGTTTTGAGCTGCCAATTATTAATGGAAGCCTTTCTAATAGAGATCCAGGCCTTCCAAGCCTTGTGTGCGGTACGCTTGATAACGTGAGCGTAAGTTTATAA
- the ftsZ gene encoding cell division protein FtsZ — protein sequence MLIFESENKTNAPIARIKVIGVGGAGGNTVDSMIDTGFEGIEFIVANTDAQALEKSKAEHKVQIGLKSTKGLGAGANPELGKRSAEEDLDKILELVADADIVFLTGGLGGGTGSGALPVIAKALREKNILCIAVVTKPFQFEGKRRASVADAALENLKKEVDTLIVVPNQKLLDVVDENISMIDAFSMINGILHRSVKSISDIISKPGHINVDFADVRTIIKDRGLAVMGTGIASGTNRAQKAALDAINSPLLENMSIAGAKGVLLNITGGTNLGLHEIRIAASIVHEQADIDANIILGSVIDPLLIDEIRVTIIATGFSSAQAEIAKVTPKEITPAQFQRAEVKVQQTLQAEPTQSSVPFDDLDVPTFMRQKKQSEQDLV from the coding sequence ATGTTAATCTTTGAATCTGAGAATAAAACAAATGCTCCAATAGCGCGCATCAAAGTCATCGGCGTGGGCGGAGCCGGCGGCAATACGGTAGACAGCATGATCGATACCGGCTTTGAAGGTATTGAATTTATTGTTGCAAACACTGACGCACAAGCACTTGAAAAATCCAAAGCCGAACATAAAGTGCAAATCGGCTTAAAATCTACCAAAGGGCTTGGCGCTGGGGCAAATCCCGAATTAGGTAAACGTTCTGCAGAAGAAGATCTCGACAAAATTCTTGAGCTCGTTGCAGATGCGGATATCGTCTTTCTAACGGGTGGACTTGGCGGCGGAACCGGATCTGGCGCACTACCGGTCATTGCAAAAGCGTTACGAGAAAAAAATATTTTATGCATCGCGGTAGTAACAAAACCGTTCCAATTTGAAGGAAAACGGCGCGCATCGGTCGCAGACGCAGCATTAGAAAATTTGAAAAAAGAAGTTGACACACTTATTGTGGTGCCAAATCAAAAACTGCTTGATGTAGTAGACGAAAATATTTCGATGATTGATGCTTTTTCAATGATCAACGGCATATTACATCGCTCAGTCAAATCTATTTCCGATATTATTTCAAAACCGGGGCACATTAACGTTGACTTTGCTGATGTGCGCACCATTATTAAAGATCGCGGCCTTGCGGTGATGGGAACTGGCATCGCTTCTGGAACTAATCGTGCACAAAAAGCGGCACTTGATGCGATAAACTCTCCTCTTCTTGAAAATATGAGCATCGCGGGAGCAAAAGGTGTTTTATTAAATATTACTGGCGGTACTAATTTAGGCCTCCATGAAATCCGGATTGCTGCATCAATCGTGCATGAACAAGCAGATATAGATGCTAATATCATTTTAGGTTCAGTCATCGATCCGTTGCTCATAGATGAAATTCGCGTAACTATTATCGCAACCGGATTTAGCTCAGCTCAGGCCGAAATCGCGAAAGTAACGCCTAAAGAAATTACTCCTGCGCAATTTCAACGTGCTGAGGTAAAAGTGCAACAAACGCTACAGGCTGAACCAACTCAATCATCCGTTCCGTTTGACGATCTTGATGTCCCTACCTTTATGAGACAAAAAAAACAATCTGAACAAGACCTAGTTTAA
- a CDS encoding right-handed parallel beta-helix repeat-containing protein yields MRKKLILASLMLASSVVRPDSVCSVVSSPGNYIYGADNTGNPTDPNDSLVCIEVGDVVVDLGGHAFTQDPNNFVGGFSGVVISPNLTNVTIRNGSIRSLTGKAIIVGEGCTDIRIENIDVSTCYDGGIIINGVSINPVKDIVVDNCLVSSCTGSEASTTYGIRVSNGENITIKNCTIKGNDGGTVSSGFGISLEACDSSRIEDTVAHNNGGNALGVGVSLFQCQWTTVNNCSVFNTIARAVSSRATGLLINQSSHTTISNCAVKHTNNSLGEAYGYQLIDGSDNLCILCQSLNNASATIASGFYLNGTETKSSLLKCKSRLNDGGVAGVGYGILIDGPQNCDIWYNQVIANSGSTGFGLTDTTSNSNNLIVGNLAFQNTTAAYDVTQILPRVFPVANASVADFTTISSISKYINIAFAP; encoded by the coding sequence ATGAGAAAAAAATTAATACTAGCGTCATTGATGCTGGCGTCGTCAGTTGTGCGGCCCGATTCGGTCTGTTCTGTTGTTTCTAGTCCAGGAAATTATATTTATGGAGCCGATAATACAGGAAACCCTACAGATCCGAATGACTCATTGGTTTGCATAGAAGTTGGCGATGTGGTTGTAGATCTAGGTGGGCACGCGTTTACACAGGATCCGAATAATTTTGTTGGTGGATTTTCAGGTGTCGTGATTTCGCCAAATCTGACTAACGTTACCATTCGAAATGGCTCTATTAGAAGTTTAACAGGCAAAGCGATTATTGTTGGCGAAGGTTGCACCGACATACGAATCGAAAATATAGATGTATCTACCTGCTATGATGGCGGGATTATTATAAATGGCGTTTCAATTAATCCGGTAAAAGATATTGTGGTAGATAATTGTTTGGTTTCATCGTGCACAGGAAGCGAAGCAAGTACGACGTATGGTATACGTGTATCAAATGGCGAAAATATAACGATCAAAAATTGCACCATTAAAGGCAACGATGGTGGAACGGTTAGTTCAGGGTTTGGAATTAGCCTTGAAGCGTGCGATTCCAGCAGGATTGAAGATACTGTAGCGCATAATAATGGCGGAAACGCGCTTGGTGTTGGGGTAAGTCTTTTTCAATGTCAGTGGACGACCGTTAATAATTGCTCAGTCTTCAATACGATCGCGCGTGCAGTTTCAAGCAGAGCAACAGGATTATTAATAAATCAATCATCGCATACAACGATTTCAAACTGCGCCGTGAAACATACGAACAACTCATTGGGCGAGGCATATGGCTATCAATTGATAGATGGTTCTGATAATTTGTGCATACTTTGCCAATCGTTAAATAATGCAAGCGCCACAATTGCTTCAGGCTTCTATCTGAATGGTACAGAAACCAAATCTTCTCTTTTGAAGTGTAAGAGTCGTTTAAATGATGGTGGCGTAGCGGGTGTTGGGTACGGAATTTTAATTGATGGGCCACAAAATTGCGATATTTGGTATAACCAAGTTATAGCAAATAGCGGAAGCACTGGATTTGGTTTGACCGATACAACCTCGAATTCAAATAATTTGATCGTAGGCAATCTTGCGTTTCAGAATACAACGGCCGCATATGATGTTACCCAAATACTGCCGCGAGTTTTTCCTGTTGCAAACGCTTCAGTAGCAGATTTTACTACCATCTCGAGCATTAGCAAATATATAAATATCGCGTTTGCACCGTAA
- a CDS encoding right-handed parallel beta-helix repeat-containing protein: protein MNYKSLALFVLSIFFIVSVQAVELTVSQPGIYKLGDFIVSNPTGADSIINITSSNVILDLGGYVISQGNATASVDGIVINSSLTDVTVQNGTIRNVTGRGIVVNQNCSRIQVNGIVFRSCAQSGATFIGAVGNTINDCFITGCRFYNCPTAAGSTALSLTSCLRFEVSDCVVAGSTISGGSAAVFFVQLINCTQCTVRDTVVQGNSFAPAVSVNYVMFQDNAGTNNSFINCIARSNNLINGILTVFSLGGNLATVDRCQIIGNTNTGATTNCLSLSNATRTTMSQPIIMRNTGATVQGVFFTGGSASNILTDAVVSANQGTGLTIGISFNNGSTNTVRRCISSNNVSTGGICAGIAFVTAASNNCAVTDCLFSNNKGSSNANSFGANITVGANNLFTRNVGFNNNVAAAGSAQLVGVPAGSVTTPTAPSTQNINGVGTVPPGTSCLYWTNLSVAT, encoded by the coding sequence ATGAATTATAAAAGTTTAGCACTCTTTGTCTTGTCTATTTTTTTCATTGTGTCGGTTCAAGCAGTTGAGCTAACGGTTTCTCAGCCAGGTATTTACAAACTTGGCGATTTTATTGTCAGTAATCCAACTGGTGCAGATAGCATCATTAACATCACTTCTAGTAACGTGATACTCGATCTTGGTGGCTACGTGATTTCTCAGGGAAATGCAACCGCCAGTGTTGATGGGATCGTTATAAATAGTTCGTTAACCGACGTTACGGTGCAAAACGGAACTATTCGAAATGTTACCGGTCGTGGCATAGTTGTAAATCAGAACTGTTCACGTATTCAGGTTAATGGAATAGTGTTTCGATCATGTGCGCAGTCTGGTGCAACATTTATCGGAGCTGTGGGAAATACGATTAATGATTGTTTTATTACCGGATGCAGGTTTTATAATTGTCCTACTGCCGCAGGAAGCACCGCTCTTTCATTGACGAGTTGTTTGCGATTTGAAGTGAGCGATTGTGTTGTTGCGGGAAGCACTATTTCTGGGGGGTCTGCAGCGGTGTTTTTTGTACAGCTTATCAACTGCACTCAATGTACAGTAAGAGATACGGTGGTTCAAGGCAATTCGTTTGCGCCTGCAGTTTCTGTCAATTATGTTATGTTTCAAGATAATGCGGGAACAAACAACAGTTTTATTAATTGTATTGCTCGAAGTAATAACTTAATCAATGGGATACTTACTGTGTTTTCTCTCGGTGGAAATCTCGCGACCGTTGATCGCTGTCAGATCATAGGAAACACTAATACTGGCGCCACCACTAACTGCCTTTCATTATCTAATGCAACAAGAACAACGATGAGTCAACCAATAATAATGAGAAACACCGGAGCAACAGTTCAAGGTGTTTTTTTTACGGGAGGTTCAGCTTCTAATATTTTGACAGATGCGGTCGTTTCTGCAAATCAAGGAACCGGGCTCACTATCGGCATCTCTTTCAATAACGGATCAACCAATACCGTGCGCCGTTGTATTAGCTCTAATAATGTTTCAACTGGTGGCATTTGCGCTGGGATCGCTTTTGTAACCGCGGCCAGCAATAACTGCGCTGTTACCGACTGCCTCTTTAGTAACAATAAAGGGTCCAGTAACGCTAATTCTTTTGGCGCAAATATTACCGTTGGTGCCAATAATTTATTTACAAGAAACGTTGGATTCAATAATAATGTGGCAGCTGCAGGCTCTGCTCAATTGGTTGGCGTCCCGGCCGGATCAGTTACCACGCCGACTGCTCCTTCTACCCAAAATATTAATGGTGTCGGCACGGTTCCGCCCGGTACATCGTGTCTTTATTGGACGAATCTCAGTGTCGCGACATAA